The following are from one region of the Amedibacterium intestinale genome:
- a CDS encoding tyrosine recombinase, which yields MQIKDALEDYMHYLQVVENKALSSVSSYRCELKQYLGFLNSKNVDEMNDIDDLLIEEFLSLQQQNKTNTSINHMITTLRMFHRYISMSYPAIHDPTLHIKSRKTARKLPAFFNTADIERLLDSFSNSDNDLFHKAMLEILYGCGLRVSELCSLRLNQTHLEQGYLRVIGKGDKERMVPMNQRSVKALSLYLEFVRPSWVKNRNSYVFITKSGHMVSRQYVHTLIKQKLQELGLDERLSAHSFRHSFASHLLDGGADLRSLQELLGHSDISTTQIYTHVQTKRLKEAYASFHPKAKEEHK from the coding sequence ATGCAGATTAAGGATGCTTTGGAAGATTATATGCACTATCTTCAAGTTGTAGAAAATAAAGCTTTATCCAGTGTTTCATCCTATCGATGTGAACTGAAACAGTATCTGGGTTTTCTGAACAGTAAAAACGTTGATGAAATGAACGATATTGATGATTTGTTAATTGAAGAGTTTTTATCTTTGCAGCAGCAAAACAAAACAAACACAAGCATAAATCATATGATAACAACATTACGAATGTTTCATCGCTATATATCCATGAGCTATCCTGCTATACATGATCCAACATTGCATATCAAAAGTCGCAAAACTGCTAGAAAATTGCCTGCGTTTTTTAATACAGCTGATATAGAAAGACTTTTGGACAGTTTTTCAAACAGTGATAATGACTTGTTTCATAAAGCCATGCTGGAAATCTTATATGGCTGCGGTCTGCGTGTAAGTGAATTATGTTCTTTACGTTTAAATCAAACACACCTGGAACAAGGATATTTGAGAGTAATTGGAAAAGGGGACAAAGAGCGCATGGTTCCTATGAACCAAAGAAGTGTCAAAGCACTTTCCCTTTATTTAGAATTTGTACGTCCTTCATGGGTAAAAAATCGAAATTCCTATGTTTTTATAACAAAAAGTGGACATATGGTATCTAGACAATATGTGCATACGCTAATAAAACAAAAACTGCAGGAATTAGGGCTGGATGAAAGATTATCTGCGCATAGTTTTCGCCACAGCTTTGCAAGCCATTTATTAGATGGCGGCGCAGACTTGCGTTCACTGCAGGAACTTTTAGGACACAGTGATATCTCAACCACCCAGATTTATACACATGTACAGACAAAAAGATTGAAAGAAGCTTATGCTTCTTTTCATCCAAAAGCAAAGGAGGAACATAAATGA
- a CDS encoding UvrD-helicase domain-containing protein translates to MSTLQSENFTFSQIIKSKAQVCAIEGLSGCAKTEVYLQRIHALYEEGIPYSQMLNIAGSRYKIKSNTIRFKQKWSEEEKYPSFITLYSFCYQLIKKYNAQHDIETWKAYKDLGSIVMRLVKKHFNLDLSFEECECIMSKIALSKTSMMSEKEIQAIRIPNIDVDFAYLFKQYEKEKERLKIYDFEDLLVHAFQLLSTTSLASLCSNIQYIHVDDAQELPFLAHLILHRLVNNEKQLHLFYDEHQQLSLRHAADLQPLQALESTYASVERFELKTNYRNAPAILSLAESFYFHKDMEETQEIEKDVCFYKGFQTETELYAYAEEKAKASQGKCLFLARNKEMLLPLMDLFVKNEINFQCPSIKYFFKYSFITDMMHFFDLLTDPRNLLAFEAISSKLNIKCSEKTYQSIAEQLSQNDDFDVYQAIMNANVKAEIKNGIRKYIENFRMIQNASSLAMFQFVLQKLEYRRFLIQENISLSHPAMVAFQALCERYTDPKDVTTCLRTLASATYPDTARIILDSIDTCEIEECSEVYVMDMQQSLFPLTEEDTERKRLYLAMMKAQDHLEFLFAKRVGNTRLRPSSFLLELFKKPEKENVAPQNVERQAPALPRRGRKIMHESLGEGTILKLDNHLATIRFANQNERTLNLTFCLNNGLAKLL, encoded by the coding sequence ATGAGTACACTACAATCAGAAAATTTTACATTTAGTCAAATTATAAAGAGCAAGGCACAGGTTTGTGCCATTGAGGGATTAAGCGGATGTGCTAAAACTGAAGTTTATTTACAGCGTATCCATGCTTTATATGAAGAAGGAATACCATATTCACAAATGTTAAATATTGCTGGTTCTCGTTATAAAATCAAAAGCAATACGATTCGCTTTAAACAGAAGTGGAGTGAAGAGGAAAAATACCCTTCTTTTATTACCTTGTATAGTTTTTGTTATCAGCTTATTAAAAAGTACAATGCGCAGCATGATATAGAAACATGGAAAGCGTATAAAGACCTTGGTTCTATTGTTATGCGCCTTGTAAAAAAACATTTTAATTTAGATTTATCTTTTGAAGAATGTGAATGTATTATGAGCAAGATTGCTTTATCTAAAACAAGCATGATGAGTGAGAAAGAAATACAGGCAATTCGTATTCCAAATATAGATGTAGATTTTGCTTATTTGTTTAAACAGTATGAAAAAGAAAAAGAACGTTTGAAAATTTATGATTTTGAAGATTTGCTGGTACATGCATTTCAGCTTTTATCAACAACATCTTTGGCTTCGCTTTGTTCAAACATTCAATATATTCATGTAGATGATGCACAGGAACTCCCTTTTTTGGCGCATTTGATTTTGCATAGATTAGTGAACAATGAAAAACAGCTTCATTTATTTTATGATGAACACCAGCAATTGTCTTTGCGTCATGCAGCTGATTTGCAGCCGCTTCAGGCATTAGAATCAACCTATGCGTCTGTGGAGCGATTTGAATTAAAAACAAACTATCGAAATGCTCCTGCTATTTTGTCACTTGCTGAATCTTTTTATTTCCATAAAGATATGGAAGAAACACAGGAAATAGAAAAAGATGTTTGCTTTTATAAAGGATTTCAAACAGAAACAGAACTGTATGCCTATGCAGAAGAAAAAGCAAAAGCTTCTCAAGGGAAATGTCTGTTTTTAGCAAGAAACAAAGAGATGCTGCTTCCATTGATGGATTTATTTGTAAAGAATGAAATTAATTTTCAATGTCCATCGATCAAATACTTTTTCAAATATTCTTTTATTACCGATATGATGCACTTTTTTGATTTATTGACAGATCCTAGAAATCTTTTGGCATTTGAAGCTATTTCATCTAAATTGAATATAAAATGCAGCGAAAAAACATACCAGAGCATTGCGGAACAATTATCACAAAATGATGATTTTGATGTATATCAGGCGATTATGAATGCAAATGTAAAGGCTGAAATAAAAAATGGGATTCGTAAATATATTGAAAATTTCCGTATGATTCAAAATGCATCCAGTCTTGCTATGTTTCAGTTTGTTTTACAAAAGCTGGAATATCGACGTTTTTTGATTCAGGAAAATATTTCCTTATCACATCCTGCTATGGTTGCTTTCCAGGCATTGTGTGAACGTTATACAGATCCAAAAGATGTAACTACATGTCTGCGTACACTTGCTTCTGCAACCTATCCAGACACAGCACGTATTATCCTTGATAGTATTGATACTTGTGAAATAGAGGAATGTAGCGAAGTTTATGTAATGGATATGCAGCAGTCTTTGTTCCCTTTAACTGAAGAGGATACAGAAAGAAAAAGACTTTATCTGGCAATGATGAAGGCACAGGATCATTTGGAATTTTTATTTGCGAAACGTGTGGGAAATACAAGATTAAGACCATCATCTTTCCTTTTAGAACTTTTCAAGAAGCCTGAAAAAGAAAATGTAGCACCACAAAATGTTGAAAGACAAGCACCTGCACTTCCAAGAAGAGGACGTAAAATCATGCATGAATCTTTAGGAGAAGGAACAATTTTAAAATTAGATAATCATTTAGCTACGATTCGTTTTGCTAATCAGAATGAGCGTACATTAAACCTTACATTTTGTTTAAATAATGGATTAGCTAAATTATTATAA
- a CDS encoding tRNA1(Val) (adenine(37)-N6)-methyltransferase: protein MKKEYTYDYVNGTDVYLYQKKGMFRINTDTALLAHFMRIEKGERVLDIGTNNGALLAVAAKYAPSMLYGVEIQDEAAKLARYNMEHLGIENAIILSGDVRNMSLEKVDVVICNPPYFKTEEDSHINLSYELATARHETYLTLDELCKKVSEVLQEKGRFYMVHRANRICDIIEALRRHRLEPKSMQFVYDEAKEEAISVLVEACKDGKANLHVLTPKMIKR from the coding sequence GTGAAAAAAGAATATACATACGATTATGTGAATGGAACTGATGTTTATTTATATCAGAAAAAAGGAATGTTTCGTATCAATACGGACACTGCTTTGCTGGCACATTTTATGAGAATAGAAAAAGGGGAGCGTGTTTTAGATATAGGTACAAATAATGGCGCATTGCTTGCGGTAGCTGCAAAATATGCTCCTTCTATGCTGTATGGGGTAGAAATACAGGATGAAGCCGCAAAACTAGCGAGATATAATATGGAACATTTAGGAATAGAAAATGCCATCATTTTAAGTGGAGATGTTCGAAATATGTCCTTAGAAAAGGTAGATGTTGTTATATGCAATCCTCCTTATTTCAAAACTGAGGAAGATAGTCATATCAATCTGTCTTATGAACTTGCTACTGCTCGTCATGAAACCTACCTTACTTTAGATGAGCTTTGTAAGAAAGTCAGTGAAGTATTACAGGAAAAAGGAAGGTTTTATATGGTGCATCGTGCAAATAGAATCTGTGATATCATCGAAGCTTTACGAAGACATCGGCTAGAACCAAAAAGCATGCAGTTTGTATATGATGAAGCAAAAGAAGAAGCTATCAGTGTTTTGGTTGAAGCCTGCAAAGATGGAAAAGCAAACCTTCATGTTTTAACACCAAAAATGATAAAACGATAA
- a CDS encoding stage II sporulation protein M: MHKKRTYHGFLKKYHNVYLYIGILVGCGIIAGSIMSSYIDVSDTQYLSSFLTTIDSNVSKYDYFVSEFFSGILFILLIFFLGTSIAGIPLISFVAFTKGLQIGFSAALFVVTYHLKGIAGIVMTLFPQVFFDLLATFLISASAIQLSMYLIYATSNREKLDFRKLTNSVLNDILICFIILLIGSYLKSTLVIECIKLFNLM, from the coding sequence ATGCACAAAAAAAGAACATATCATGGTTTTCTAAAAAAGTATCATAACGTATATCTCTATATAGGGATTCTTGTTGGATGTGGGATTATTGCTGGAAGTATAATGTCTTCCTATATTGATGTTAGTGATACCCAATATTTATCTTCTTTTCTAACTACAATTGATTCTAATGTAAGCAAGTACGATTATTTTGTAAGTGAATTTTTTTCAGGTATTTTGTTCATCCTTTTAATATTCTTTTTAGGTACAAGCATTGCTGGTATTCCACTCATTAGTTTTGTTGCCTTTACCAAAGGGCTGCAGATTGGTTTTTCAGCTGCCTTGTTTGTTGTAACGTATCATTTAAAAGGTATCGCTGGTATTGTTATGACTTTGTTTCCGCAGGTCTTTTTTGATTTGCTGGCAACTTTTTTAATATCAGCAAGTGCCATTCAGTTATCTATGTATCTTATATATGCGACAAGCAATAGAGAAAAGCTTGATTTTCGCAAATTAACAAACAGTGTATTAAATGACATTTTGATTTGTTTTATCATCTTGCTTATTGGCTCTTATTTGAAATCTACCCTTGTAATTGAATGTATAAAACTATTTAATCTCATGTAA
- the dinB gene encoding DNA polymerase IV, which translates to MAGRVIFHVDLNSFFASAEILKNSALEGQPVVVAGLHRRSVVSTASYEARKYGVNSAMPLMMALEKCPDLVVVQGDYSWYEELSKRFFQYLRKFTPFVEPASIDEAYMDVTEVIKKYKRPMDLAWILQKGIYEDLKLPCSIGVAPNKFLAKMASDMRKPMGITILRKQEIAKKLWPLPIGDLWGIGKKSVSILEANGISTIGDFANPDNESKILTLLGKHAYTSIQNARGNGNSALSYNSSVQSISQSTTLDSDVSDYDEIKTVFYRLAKSLSRRAKEDHIKGSLISVSIRYFDFTNMVRSQTIHEYTNEESILMETAMLLFDKHYNGLPIRHLGISLGSLYSADKTIDQMSIFQEESEDTNSIYKVLEELNKLMPDAHLICAAQASAKKDEK; encoded by the coding sequence ATGGCAGGACGAGTGATTTTTCATGTAGATTTAAACTCCTTTTTTGCAAGTGCAGAAATCTTAAAAAACTCTGCATTGGAAGGGCAGCCAGTTGTTGTGGCTGGCTTACATAGAAGAAGTGTTGTTTCTACCGCAAGCTATGAGGCAAGGAAATATGGAGTAAACAGTGCAATGCCTTTAATGATGGCATTGGAAAAATGTCCTGACCTTGTAGTTGTTCAAGGGGATTACAGCTGGTATGAAGAATTAAGCAAACGCTTCTTTCAATATTTACGAAAATTCACCCCTTTTGTAGAACCTGCCAGCATAGATGAAGCCTATATGGATGTAACAGAGGTTATCAAGAAATATAAACGTCCTATGGATCTGGCATGGATTCTTCAAAAAGGAATTTATGAAGATTTAAAACTTCCATGCAGCATTGGTGTAGCACCAAATAAATTTCTAGCAAAAATGGCCAGCGATATGCGAAAACCAATGGGTATTACCATTTTACGAAAACAGGAAATTGCCAAAAAATTATGGCCTTTGCCTATTGGAGACTTATGGGGCATTGGTAAAAAAAGTGTTTCTATTCTGGAAGCTAATGGCATTTCTACCATTGGAGATTTCGCAAATCCAGACAATGAATCTAAGATCTTAACACTTTTAGGAAAACATGCCTATACAAGCATACAAAATGCCAGAGGAAATGGAAATTCTGCTTTATCTTATAATTCCAGTGTGCAGTCTATTTCTCAATCAACAACACTGGATAGTGATGTAAGCGATTATGATGAAATCAAAACTGTTTTTTATAGACTTGCAAAATCTTTAAGCAGAAGAGCAAAAGAAGATCATATAAAGGGTTCTTTGATATCTGTATCCATTCGTTATTTCGATTTTACCAATATGGTACGAAGTCAAACGATACATGAATATACCAATGAAGAATCGATTTTAATGGAAACTGCCATGCTGCTGTTTGACAAGCATTATAATGGTCTTCCCATACGACATTTAGGAATTTCCTTAGGTTCCTTATACAGTGCTGATAAAACCATTGATCAAATGAGTATTTTCCAGGAAGAAAGCGAAGATACAAACAGTATTTATAAAGTTTTGGAAGAATTAAATAAATTAATGCCAGATGCTCATCTTATTTGTGCAGCACAGGCATCTGCAAAAAAGGATGAAAAATGA
- the spo0A gene encoding sporulation transcription factor Spo0A, with the protein MKEKMSVYIVDDNIDMIHCMKEKFYKNDTYEVIGSAGNGEQCIRELAGKHVDVLILDLIMPKKDGVSVLKEMKENRIEADHILCTTPFINEIIISSIQDYKIDYILMKPFEIETMIDKLDNICGYAKASKKQMLMDMNLNEDEKERLAKLELESEITELLHEIGIPAHIKGYMYLRTAILETYLNVDFLGQITKVLYPEIAKRYSTSASRVERAIRHAIEVAWNRGNIDAIDDIFGYTISASKAKPTNSEFIAMISDKLRLEHRLKNKNVRMQMYR; encoded by the coding sequence ATGAAGGAAAAGATGAGTGTGTATATAGTGGATGATAATATTGATATGATCCACTGTATGAAGGAAAAGTTTTACAAGAATGATACATATGAGGTAATTGGCAGTGCAGGGAATGGGGAACAATGCATAAGGGAATTAGCAGGCAAGCATGTTGATGTTTTAATTCTAGATTTAATTATGCCAAAAAAAGATGGTGTTTCTGTATTGAAAGAAATGAAAGAAAACAGAATAGAGGCTGATCATATTTTATGTACAACGCCATTTATCAACGAAATTATTATATCGTCAATTCAGGATTACAAAATTGACTATATTTTAATGAAACCATTTGAGATTGAAACCATGATTGATAAACTGGATAATATTTGCGGTTATGCGAAAGCAAGTAAAAAGCAGATGCTGATGGATATGAATTTAAATGAGGATGAAAAAGAAAGACTTGCGAAATTAGAACTGGAAAGCGAAATTACAGAACTATTACATGAAATTGGAATTCCAGCTCATATTAAGGGGTATATGTATTTACGAACTGCAATATTAGAAACGTATTTGAATGTTGATTTTTTAGGACAGATTACAAAAGTTTTATATCCCGAAATAGCGAAAAGATATAGTACAAGTGCCTCTCGTGTTGAAAGAGCTATTCGACATGCAATTGAAGTAGCATGGAACAGAGGAAATATTGATGCTATCGATGATATCTTTGGATATACAATATCCGCCAGCAAAGCTAAACCTACAAATTCTGAATTTATTGCGATGATTTCTGATAAACTGCGCTTAGAACATCGATTAAAAAATAAAAATGTAAGAATGCAGATGTATCGCTAG
- the spoIVB gene encoding SpoIVB peptidase, translated as MSRKLFSFLLCFFFLFITPQSVYAAQEVYLGGDSIGIKAEYDGVMITGTYSFQANGKTYDPSSTFLLGDVIIQCKGEVISNLEQLYAILSSLQNTENTVDVKIKRNDKIIDKQLVTVYDEKKNNFQSGLYVKDSITGVGTLTYIDPGTMKYGALGHEITDADLKKIAPIQSGSIYDSRVTSIQKAQKDVPGQKHAAIDYTKQIGDVNTNTPIGIYGNYFGNKEHSLIPCASKEEIVLGEAYFYTVIDGNTVEPFKIEITKLHSQKESDIKGIEFRIEDERLKQKTNGIVQGMSGSPIVQNGKLIGAVTHVISSDPMKGYGVYIDWMLENTKQ; from the coding sequence TTGTCTAGAAAACTTTTTTCTTTTCTCTTATGTTTTTTCTTCCTGTTTATAACACCGCAGTCAGTTTATGCGGCACAAGAAGTTTATTTAGGTGGAGACAGCATAGGAATAAAAGCAGAATATGATGGAGTGATGATTACAGGAACATATTCCTTTCAGGCAAATGGAAAAACATACGATCCATCGTCAACTTTTTTGCTTGGAGATGTCATCATTCAATGCAAAGGAGAAGTTATTTCTAATTTGGAACAGTTATATGCCATACTTTCCTCTTTACAAAATACAGAAAATACAGTCGATGTAAAAATTAAAAGAAATGATAAAATCATAGATAAACAGTTAGTAACGGTTTATGATGAAAAAAAGAATAACTTTCAAAGCGGATTGTATGTAAAAGATAGTATTACGGGAGTTGGTACACTTACCTATATTGATCCAGGCACAATGAAATATGGTGCGTTGGGACATGAAATAACAGATGCAGACTTAAAAAAGATTGCGCCAATTCAATCCGGTTCTATTTATGATTCTAGAGTAACTTCTATACAAAAAGCACAAAAAGATGTACCAGGGCAAAAACATGCAGCTATCGACTATACAAAACAAATTGGAGATGTAAATACAAATACGCCTATAGGTATTTATGGAAATTACTTTGGCAACAAGGAGCATTCCTTGATTCCTTGCGCATCGAAAGAAGAAATTGTATTAGGAGAGGCATATTTTTATACGGTTATTGATGGTAATACAGTAGAACCTTTTAAAATTGAAATCACAAAACTGCATTCACAAAAGGAAAGCGACATAAAAGGAATCGAATTTCGTATTGAAGATGAAAGGTTAAAACAGAAAACAAATGGTATCGTACAGGGAATGAGTGGTTCTCCAATCGTACAAAATGGAAAGCTGATAGGTGCAGTTACACATGTTATCTCAAGTGATCCTATGAAAGGATATGGTGTATATATCGACTGGATGCTGGAAAATACGAAACAGTAA
- the recN gene encoding DNA repair protein RecN: MLKQIYVKDFILLDEVQLDFSEHMSAFTGETGAGKSLLMDAIGVLKGDRVSAGMVKEGKKKAIIEGVFEIPCNHEASRILEEGGFELEDQLVIVTREISADGKSNVRINHRLSTVSFLKQVFSSLIDIHSQHDTQYLLHSKYHLSLLDKFGVDKTLLERCKNAYQNYKSIVDYMEEMLREDYNEDDLEFLTYQLNEIEDANCKENELEELELQQKKLQSYEKICSTVQNCVELLEADEGISNQLYEVSRQIGTLNEDSFFEEIQNEVTDVYYRLDDIRDRLKNYVDSMEYDEENFAMMQDRIYQLHKLYRKYGGSYDALMRKKEELQSHIDSILHRQEFLEREEKKKAKAWNEYKSIADEVHKQRICVSKKLEESILAQLHDLQLPNAQFKVSIEETQGNAAGYDKVEFLISMNRGERLKSLSMTASGGELSRFMLGLKCVFTRLQGIETIIFDEIDTGVSGSVAFSIGKKMQELSKQVQVFCVTHLAAVAACAHQHYIVEKHQDDASTTTSIHELEEKERIEHLAWISSNSSSTSALEAARELLEKAQIES; encoded by the coding sequence ATGTTAAAACAAATCTATGTAAAAGACTTTATTTTATTAGATGAAGTACAATTGGATTTTAGTGAACATATGTCTGCTTTTACCGGAGAAACCGGTGCAGGGAAATCTTTGCTTATGGATGCGATTGGAGTATTAAAAGGAGATCGTGTCAGTGCTGGAATGGTAAAAGAAGGGAAAAAGAAGGCTATCATTGAGGGGGTATTTGAAATTCCCTGCAATCATGAAGCTTCTAGAATTCTTGAAGAAGGCGGATTTGAATTAGAAGATCAGCTGGTTATTGTAACAAGAGAAATAAGTGCTGATGGGAAAAGCAATGTGCGCATCAATCATCGCTTATCGACCGTTTCTTTTTTGAAACAAGTATTTTCTTCTCTTATCGATATTCACTCGCAGCATGATACACAATACCTTTTACACTCCAAATATCACTTATCTTTACTTGATAAATTCGGTGTAGACAAGACATTGCTGGAACGCTGCAAAAATGCTTATCAAAACTATAAAAGTATTGTCGACTACATGGAAGAAATGCTTCGTGAAGACTACAATGAAGACGATTTGGAATTTTTAACATATCAGCTAAACGAGATCGAAGATGCAAACTGTAAAGAAAATGAATTAGAAGAATTAGAATTGCAGCAGAAAAAGCTTCAATCCTATGAAAAAATATGCTCTACTGTTCAAAATTGCGTAGAGTTGCTGGAGGCAGATGAAGGAATTTCCAATCAGTTGTATGAAGTATCAAGACAAATCGGTACACTTAATGAAGATTCTTTTTTTGAAGAGATTCAAAATGAAGTAACGGATGTATATTATCGTTTAGATGATATCCGGGATCGATTAAAAAATTATGTGGACAGCATGGAATATGATGAAGAAAATTTTGCTATGATGCAGGATCGAATTTATCAGCTTCATAAACTTTATCGAAAATATGGAGGAAGTTATGATGCACTCATGCGAAAAAAAGAGGAACTGCAATCACATATTGATTCCATTTTGCATCGACAGGAGTTTCTTGAAAGAGAAGAAAAGAAAAAAGCAAAAGCATGGAATGAATACAAAAGCATTGCAGATGAAGTGCATAAACAGCGTATTTGTGTAAGTAAAAAACTAGAAGAAAGCATACTTGCACAGCTTCACGATCTTCAGCTTCCAAATGCACAGTTTAAAGTATCTATCGAAGAAACACAGGGAAATGCAGCTGGCTATGATAAAGTAGAATTTTTGATTTCTATGAATCGAGGAGAGCGCTTAAAAAGTTTATCTATGACTGCCAGTGGCGGAGAACTATCCCGATTTATGCTTGGATTAAAATGTGTATTTACTCGTCTTCAGGGAATCGAAACCATTATCTTTGATGAAATTGATACAGGAGTAAGCGGCAGTGTTGCCTTTTCAATTGGAAAGAAAATGCAGGAGCTTTCAAAACAGGTACAAGTATTTTGTGTAACACATCTTGCAGCTGTTGCGGCTTGTGCTCATCAGCACTATATTGTAGAAAAACATCAGGATGATGCCTCTACAACGACATCGATTCATGAACTTGAAGAAAAAGAAAGAATCGAACATTTAGCTTGGATTTCCAGCAATTCTTCCAGCACCTCTGCTTTAGAAGCGGCCAGGGAACTTTTGGAAAAAGCACAAATTGAATCATAA
- a CDS encoding TlyA family RNA methyltransferase produces the protein MRLDAFLVEKKYFETRSKAQDAIQKGLVKVNGKAIQKNSYPVNEDMEIHVEQEDIAFASRAGFKLYDVLEPFEISLKHRTVIDVGASTGGFSDVCLKEGADFVYAVDVGKDQLLPRLREDSRVCCMEGVNCRYLTKEMFDRPIDFACMDVSFISIKLILPALFSIMSKKELVVLIKPQFEAGKKNIGKNGVVKDEKVHIQVLKDIVSFVEDAGLYVKHLCASSILGRDGNKEFVMHIVENPCHCVFSYKQIVKDYVVKR, from the coding sequence ATGCGATTAGATGCATTTCTTGTAGAGAAAAAATATTTTGAAACACGCAGCAAGGCACAGGACGCGATTCAAAAAGGACTTGTGAAAGTAAATGGAAAAGCAATTCAGAAAAACAGCTATCCAGTAAATGAAGATATGGAAATTCATGTAGAGCAGGAAGATATTGCTTTCGCAAGTCGTGCCGGATTTAAGCTTTATGATGTTTTAGAACCATTTGAGATTTCCTTAAAACATAGAACCGTTATTGATGTCGGTGCCAGTACTGGTGGTTTTAGCGATGTCTGTTTAAAAGAAGGTGCAGATTTTGTATATGCCGTTGATGTTGGAAAAGACCAGCTGCTGCCTCGTTTAAGAGAAGACAGTAGAGTTTGCTGCATGGAAGGTGTAAATTGTCGTTATTTAACAAAAGAAATGTTTGATCGTCCCATTGATTTTGCATGCATGGATGTATCTTTTATTTCTATTAAACTTATTCTTCCTGCACTGTTTTCCATAATGTCAAAAAAAGAACTGGTTGTATTAATCAAGCCGCAATTTGAAGCAGGAAAGAAAAACATTGGGAAAAATGGAGTCGTAAAAGATGAGAAGGTACATATACAGGTATTAAAAGATATTGTTTCTTTTGTTGAAGATGCCGGACTTTATGTAAAACATTTATGTGCCAGCAGTATACTAGGAAGAGATGGAAATAAAGAATTTGTCATGCATATTGTAGAAAATCCATGTCATTGTGTATTTTCTTATAAACAAATCGTAAAAGATTATGTAGTAAAACGTTAG